A genome region from Coffea arabica cultivar ET-39 chromosome 7e, Coffea Arabica ET-39 HiFi, whole genome shotgun sequence includes the following:
- the LOC113698068 gene encoding protein RTE1-HOMOLOG, with the protein MEPNTHPQHTLMIEENASHSMEVDPKRARFPCCIVWTPLPLLSWFIPFVGHLGICREDGVILDFAGPNYVCVDNFAFGAPTCYFQIGKDQCGYTQYSAAYSNEDGYQHDEPGRGAFTWDETLQKGTQEYQHQSYNILTCNCHSFVANCLNRLKFRAGGWNVVNLAIFMFLNGRWVNKSSILKSYLPFLIVLGLGIIFGGATFLAYLAVFVILLIVWFVVGTYCFKKLIYV; encoded by the exons ATGGAACCAAATACACACCCTCAGCACACACTTATGATTGAAGAAAATGCATCCCACAGCATGGAAGTTGATCCAAAAAGAGCAAGATTTCCATGCTGCATAGTTTGGACACCTCTTCCCTTGCTGTCATGGTTTATCCCCTTCGTTGGCCACCTAGGGATTTGTAGAGAAGATGGAGTTATCTTGGACTTTGCAGGGCCAAACTATGTTTGCGTGGATAACTTTGCATTTGGGGCACCCACATGCTATTTCCAAATAGGCAAAGACCAG TGTGGTTATACCCAGTACTCTGCTGCATATAGCAACGAAGATGGATATCAACATGATGAGCCTGGAAGAGGTGCGTTCACATGGGACGAAACCTTGCAGAAGGGTACCCAAGAATATCAGCACCAATCTTACAACATTTTAACTTGCAATTGCCACTCGTTCGTAGCAAATTGTTTAAACAGACTCAAGTTTCGGGCTGGTGGGTGGAATGTGGTAAATCTGGCTATTTTTATGTTCTTAAATGGAAGATGGGTGAATAAATCATCTATTCTGAAGTCCTATCTACCATTTCTCATAGTTTTGGGTCTTGGAATCATCTTTGGAGGAGCAACTTTTCTCGCTTATTTGGCAGTCTTTGTTATTCTTCTCATAGTTTGGTTTGTTGTTGGCACTTATTGCTTCAAGAAGTTAATTTACGTGTAg
- the LOC140011026 gene encoding protein MICRORCHIDIA 2-like, whose amino-acid sequence MPRKGQDKEKAPIDVVEIDSSDDEATIVVDAGGHRNLNNSNNNIYKPINDAQLQLRAPKLENPVVLAPPDSNYQPLDTRSFWKAGAYEIGPSKYSYIQGDLEHARVHPKFLHSNATSHKWAFGAIAELLDNAVDEIENGATFVKVDRIYNKKDNSPALLFQDDGGGMNPESIRKCMSLGYSSKTSNTTIGQYGNGFKTSTMRLGADVIVFSRASQSGRATQSIGLLSYTFLRRTGHDDVVVPMIDFDISDHWAEPIIYSSHNDWSANLKTILDWSPFSSKDDLMLQFEDIGSHGTKIIIYNLWLNDEGIYELNFDEDDEDIRLRDEANRGSLLKPTKQVIELQSHISYRIRYSLRAYASILYLRKFMKFKILLRGKAVEQFDIAADLKHPETIFYRPQLAGATKEVSVSTILGFNKEAPSIAVSGFNVYHKNRLIRPFWKVTADGSSRGNGVVGVLEANFIEPAHDKQDFERSSLFLKLEMRLKQMIFDYWKGHCHLIGYQPERSRLHNVESKSAVSSRSEVAGMQKHMQTGKSMHEQPLVIDLSNESFEEERSTEPPSKVASIDQLCEENIQLFMRCEEYGQKENELKRTIEELEKELAETRMKCTKLSLHLETQRRQKLVEQQMDCT is encoded by the exons ATGCCACGTAAAGGTCAAGATAAAGAGAAAGCTCCCATCGACGTTGTTGAAATCGACAGCAGCGACGATGAAGCCACCATTGTTGTAGATGCGGGAGGCCACAGAAACCTGAATAACAGCAACAATAACATCTACAAACCAATAAACGACGCGCAGCTGCAACTTAGAGCGCCTAAACTTGAAAATCCCGTAGTACTTGCTCCACCGGACTCCAATTATCAGCCACTCGACACTCGGAGCTTCTGGAAAGCAGGGGCCTACGAGATTGGGCCTTCAAAGTACTCTTATATACAAG GTGATTTGGAACATGCCCGTGTGCATCCTAAGTTTTTGCATTCAAACGCGACGTCGCATAAATGGGCGTTTGGAG CAATTGCTGAGCTTCTCGACAATGCAGTTGATGAG ATAGAAAATGGTGCAACTTTTGTGAAGGTTGACAGAATTTACAACAAGAAGGATAACTCTCCCGCATTACTTTTTCAAG ATGATGGAGGTGGAATGAATCCAGAAAGCATTCGGAAATGCATGAGCTTGGGTTACTCTTCAAAGACATCAAACACTACAATAGGACAAT ATGGTAATGGTTTTAAGACAAGTACCATGCGTTTGGGAGCTGATGTTATTGTCTTTAGTCGTGCATCTCAGTCAGG CCGAGCGACACAAAGCATTGGTCTTCTATCTTATACGTTTCTTCGGAGAACTGGCCATGATGATGTGGTCGTTCCAATG ATTGATTTTGACATCTCGGACCATTGGGCTGAACCTATTATTTATAGCTCTCACAATGATTGGTCAGCCAACCTAAAAACCATCCTTGATTGGTCTCCCTTTTCATCGAAGGATGATCTGATGCTACAG TTTGAGGATATTGGATCACATGGGACGAAGATTATTATATACAATCTTTGGCTGAATGATGAAGGCATTTATGAATTAAATTTTGATGAGGACGATgag GATATAAGGCTGAGAGATGAAGCAAATCGGGGAAGTTTGCTCAAACCAACTAAGCAAGTAATTGAGCTGCAGTCCCATATTTCCTATCGCATCCGGTACTCATTAAGG GCATATGCATCCATACTGTACCTTAGGAAGTTTATGAAGTTCAAAATATTATTACGGGGAAAGGCTGTTGAACAGTTTGATATTGCGGCTGACTTGAAGCATCCAGAAACAATTTTTTATAGGCCACAACTTGCTGGGGCAACGAAAGAG GTCTCTGTGTCAACAATCCTTGGCTTCAATAAAGAAGCGCCTTCAATTGCAGTCAGTGGATTCAATGTGTACCACAAAAATCGCCTCATTAGG CCTTTCTGGAAAGTTACTGCAGATGGATCATCCAGAGGAAATGGTGTTGTGG GAGTTCTTGAAGCAAATTTCATTGAACCAGCACATGACAAGCAGGACTTTGAGAGATCATCTCTGTTTTTGAAGTTGGAGATGAGGCTTAAACAAATGATATTTGACTATTG GAAAGGTCACTGTCACTTGATTGGATACCAACCTGAACGTAGCCGGCTGCATAATGTGGAAAGCAAATCTGCGGTGTCTTCTCGAAGTGAGGTGGCTGGAATGCAAAAGCATATGCAAACTGGTAAAAGTATGCATGAACAGCCACTGGTCATTGACCTTTCAAAT GAATCTTTTGAAGAGGAAAGAAGTACGGAACCTCCATCCAAGGTAGCATCAATCGATCAACTTTGTGAAGAGAACATCCAGTTGTTTATGAG GTGCGAGGAATACGGGCAAAAGGAAAATGAGTTAAAACGTACA ATTGAGGAACTAGAGAAGGAGTTGGCAGAGACCAGAATGAAGTGCACTAAGCTCTCTTTGCACTTGGAAACTCAGAGAAGGCAGAAACTTGTCGAGCAACAGATGGACTGTACTTGA
- the LOC140010982 gene encoding thioredoxin H-type-like — MAEEGQVISCHTVEAWTEQLQKGNDSKKLIVVDFTASWCGPCRFIAPFLAELARKLPTVTFIKVDVDELKSVAQDWAVEAMPTFMFLKEGKIVDKVVGANKDLLQQGIAKHLSAATATATA; from the exons ATGGCGGAAGAAGGACAAGTGATTAGCTGCCACACTGTTGAAGCCTGGACCGAGCAGCTCCAGAAGGGGAACGACTCCAAAAAGCtg ATAGTCGTTGATTTTACCGCATCATGGTGTGGACCTTGTCGCTTCATTGCTCCATTCTTGGCTGAATTGGCAAGGAAGCTGCCCACTGTCACCTTCATAAAGGTGGATGTGGATGAGTTGAAG TCTGTTGCTCAAGATTGGGCTGTGGAGGCAATGCCGACTTTCATGTTTCTGAAGGAAGGGAAAATTGTGGATAAGGTTGTTGGAGCAAATAAAGATCTGCTGCAGCAGGGTATTGCTAAGCACTTGAGTGCTGCTACTGCTACTGCTACTGCCTAA
- the LOC113698264 gene encoding uncharacterized protein — protein MRKRDLAILMLSAFAIFFSLQHEGDFSFKEAWYHISDEYPIKYEAERLPPPIVADLNGDGKKEVLVATHDAKIQVLEPHARRVDEGFSEARVLAEVSLLPDRIRIASGRRAVAMATGVIDRNYKRKEPQKQVLVVVTSGWSVMCFDHNLTKLWDVNLQEDFPHNAHHREIAISVSNYTLKHGDSGLVIIGGRMEMQPHLHMDLFEEIELAEKNAEQHRRSASEKEASDNSGMVDLRHFAFYAFAGRSGQLRWSRKKEDIESHPPDASQLIPQHNYKLDAHALNSRHPGEFECRDFRESILGVMPHHWDQREDTLFELAHFRRHKRKTVKKTPGKNMNYPFHKPEENHPPGKDTSKKISNAIGKAVNYAKSAKSKKPLPYIPTITNYTQLWWVPNVVVAHQKEGIEAVHLASGRTICKLHLQEGGLHGDINGDGVLDHVQVVGANGAEQTVVSGSMEVLRPCWAVATSGVPVREQLFNASICHHSPLNLFQHGEFSRGFGRMLDVSSLEVATPILIPTNDGHRHRKGSHGDVVFLTNRGEVTSYSPGLLGHDASWNWQILTGATWSNPPSPSGLTESGQVIPTLKAFRLRPHDGRDLILAAGDQEAVVLSPGGSTLTTVELPAAPTHALVTVDFSNDGLTDLILVTSNGVYGFVQTRQPGALFFSTLVGCLIVVMGVLFVSQHLNSVKGKPRPSSGHL, from the exons ATGAGGAAGCGCGACCTAGCCATTCTCATGCTCTCTGCTTTCgctattttcttttctcttcag CATGAAGGTGATTTTTCGTTCAAAGAAGCGTGGTATCATATATCCGATGAATACCCTATCAAATACGAGGCTGAGCGCCTGCCGCCGCCAATTGTCGCTGATCTCAACGGTGATGGGAAAAAAGAGGTTCTTGTCGCTACTCATGATGCCAAAATTCAG GTTTTGGAACCTCATGCAAGGCGAGTGGATGAAGGATTCAGTGAAGCACGTGTTCTTGCAGAAGTGTCCCTCTTGCCTGACAGGATTCGGATTGCATCTGGTAGACGTGCTGTGGCAATGGCCACTGGTGTCATAGATCGGAACTACAAGCGCAAAGAACCTCAAAAACAAGTGCTTGTGGTTGTTACATCAGGTTGGTCTGTAATGTGTTTTGATCACAACCTCACGAAGCTATGGGACGTGAACTTGCAG GAGGATTTTCCACATAATGCTCATCATAGAGAGATAGCTATCTCTGTTAGCAACTATACTTTAAAGCACGGAGATTCAGGCTTGGTAATTATCGGTGGGAGAATGGAAATGCAGCCTCAt TTGCATATGGATCTGTTTGAGGAAATTGAATTGGCAGAGAAAAATGCAGAGCAGCATAGGAGAAGTGCCAGTGAGAAGGAA GCTTCTGACAATTCTGGGATGGTGGATTTACGCCATTTTGCATTTTATGCATTTGCTGGTCGATCTGGCCAACTCCGTTGGAGCAGAAAGAAAGAG GATATTGAAAGTCATCCTCCAGATGCATCGCAGTTAATACCCCAGCACAATTATAAGCTTGATGCTCATGCTTTAAACAGCCGCCATCCAGGAGAG TTTGAATGCAGGGACTTCAGAGAATCTATCCTTGGTGTTATGCCGCATCATTGG GATCAGCGGGAGGATACTTTATTTGAGCTGGCACATTTTAGGCGTCACAAGAGGAAAACTGTGAAGAAAACGCCTGGAAAGAACATGAACTATCCTTTTCACAAACCAGAGGAAAATCATCCTCCAGGAAAGGATacatcaaagaagatttctaatGCAATAGGGAAGGCAGTAAACTATGCTAAATCTGCAAAATCCAAGAAG CCTTTGCCTTATATACCGACCATAACAAACTATACTCAACTCTGGTGGGTTCCTAATGTTGTTGTTGCTCATCAAAAAGAAGGAATTGAAGCTGTTCATTTGGCATCAGGGCGCACCATATGTAAG CTTCATCTTCAAGAAGGTGGCCTCCATGGCGATATTAATGGTGATGGAGTCCTAGATCATGTCCAG GTTGTGGGTGCAAATGGTGCTGAACAGACTGTTGTTAGTGGATCTATGGAAGTACTGCGTCCCTGCTGGGCTGTGGCAACTTCTGGTGTTCCAGTGCGAGAACAACTTTTTAATGCTTCTATATGTCATCATTCTCCCCTTAACCTTTTCCAACATGGGGAATTTTCCAGAGGCTTTGGGCGGATGCTTGATGTAAGCTCGTTAGAGGTGGCCACACCTATTCTCATCCCAACAAATGATGGTCATCGGCATCGTAAAGGAAGTCATGGTGATGTtgttttcttaacaaatagaggAGAG GTGACATCATATTCTCCTGGGTTGCTCGGCCACGATGCTTCCTGGAATTGGCAAATCTTGACAGGTGCCACATGGTCCAATCCTCCATCTCCATCAGGGTTGACAGAGTCTGGTCAGGTGATCCCTACCTTAAAAGCATTTCGCTTGCGTCCTCATGATGGTAGAGATTTGATCCTGGCCGCGGGAGATCAAGAAGCTGTAGTGTTGTCTCCTGGAGGAAGTACATTAACAACAGTTGAGCTTCCTGCAGCTCCAACGCATGCCTTGGTCACTGTGGACTTTTCAAATGATGGACTGACCGACCTTATTCTTGTGACTTCCAATGGGGTGTACGGCTTCGTTCAGACTAGGCAACCGGGTGCCCTCTTCTTTAGCACATTGGTGGGCTGCCTTATAGTAGTCATGGGAGTCCTCTTTGTCTCGCAACACCTAAATTCCGTCAAAGGGAAACCTCGACCCTCATCAGGTCACCTATGA